The Candidatus Zixiibacteriota bacterium genome has a segment encoding these proteins:
- a CDS encoding diguanylate cyclase translates to MKVFQDKGKTLLPRVDSIFLLSRMLTVIGIVWLLIFDRPSFSDFLFLSILSVTFLIQMAIFWYLLKKGKYDLKKPYLSIIIFDLIFTSVLIHLSGGFNSDFYILYYLTISFSAYILTLPISATLAGIVTITYFLLVTREFQATIIVPLVMRMGFVWFILLAISFVSVYIRRSEKRLLSLFDTLNQRTSELEKSQAHLEMIYENSRVLAGILDVDGVIEEVMKIMGSLLAYPASGLLLTGPGGNFIYRGRNIGGQSNFHLKAVDSQRLELIHRVVQQGESVTVIDIAGRKDYLPLRTNTRSVMLVPMIAHGKTVGLLTAESPLSGIFTEKDEKMLAVVARAAALAIDNALLHRKTEELTITDELTGIYNYRYFAEKLKEEQRRASRYNMPLSLIMLDIDWFKKFNDSYGHEVGNIVLRGITSVVKKCIRDVDIFCRYGGEEFVIILPQTPRIEVARIGERIRQQIEAASFGGGDNIPELKVTVSAGITSYPENGKPHEELLSVADQALYRAKGAGKNLVCVI, encoded by the coding sequence ATGAAAGTATTTCAGGATAAAGGCAAGACTTTACTGCCTCGGGTCGATTCAATATTTCTTCTTTCCCGGATGCTGACGGTCATCGGGATAGTCTGGCTCCTTATTTTTGATAGACCCTCTTTTTCCGATTTCCTATTCCTTTCGATTCTCTCGGTGACCTTTCTAATTCAAATGGCCATATTCTGGTACCTTCTCAAGAAGGGGAAATATGACCTGAAAAAGCCGTATCTTTCGATAATTATTTTTGATTTGATTTTTACCTCGGTATTGATTCATCTATCGGGCGGTTTCAATTCTGATTTTTATATTTTGTACTATCTGACCATTTCCTTTTCAGCCTACATTCTGACTCTGCCGATTTCCGCGACCCTGGCCGGGATTGTGACCATAACCTATTTTCTCCTTGTCACCCGGGAGTTCCAGGCGACCATTATAGTTCCGCTGGTGATGAGGATGGGGTTTGTCTGGTTCATACTTCTGGCAATATCCTTTGTTTCAGTCTATATCCGACGATCCGAAAAAAGGCTTTTAAGCCTTTTTGATACACTCAACCAAAGAACCTCGGAGCTGGAAAAATCGCAGGCGCACCTGGAGATGATTTATGAAAACTCGCGAGTGCTGGCCGGGATTCTGGATGTCGACGGCGTTATCGAAGAAGTCATGAAAATAATGGGCTCGCTTCTGGCCTATCCGGCCAGCGGCTTGCTCCTGACCGGCCCCGGGGGAAATTTTATCTATCGGGGAAGAAATATCGGCGGGCAGAGTAATTTCCATCTCAAAGCGGTCGACAGCCAGCGACTCGAACTGATTCACCGCGTGGTACAGCAGGGGGAATCGGTGACTGTGATCGATATCGCCGGACGCAAGGACTACCTTCCCCTGCGCACCAATACCCGCTCGGTCATGCTCGTGCCGATGATTGCGCACGGCAAAACGGTCGGTCTGCTTACCGCGGAATCACCGCTGTCGGGAATTTTTACGGAGAAGGATGAGAAGATGCTGGCGGTGGTGGCCCGCGCCGCCGCCCTGGCCATCGACAACGCCCTGCTCCACCGCAAGACCGAGGAATTGACCATCACCGATGAATTGACAGGGATATATAATTATCGTTACTTTGCGGAGAAATTGAAAGAGGAACAGCGGCGCGCCTCCCGTTATAATATGCCGCTGTCTCTGATTATGCTCGATATAGACTGGTTTAAGAAGTTCAATGACAGCTATGGCCACGAAGTCGGAAACATTGTCCTGCGAGGTATTACCTCGGTGGTGAAAAAATGCATTCGTGACGTTGATATTTTCTGCCGCTATGGCGGCGAAGAATTTGTTATCATTTTGCCACAGACACCGCGCATTGAAGTGGCCCGGATCGGGGAACGTATCCGCCAGCAGATCGAGGCCGCCTCATTCGGCGGCGGCGACAATATTCCGGAATTGAAAGTGACGGTTTCGGCCGGCATCACTTCTTATCCTGAAAATGGTAAGCCGCATGAAGAGCTGCTATCGGTGGCCGACCAGGCGCTCTACCGCGCCAAGGGAGCAGGCAAAAACCTTGTCTGCGTGATTTGA
- a CDS encoding anhydro-N-acetylmuramic acid kinase: MTLTSLLKKKNLTAIGLNSGTSADGLDLAAIRINYSSIRSKVSFIAGYTVPYPEKLRRLIDAAINDRIGSIDELVHLDRELGIFYGAQAAEFCRQLKRKRIRPDLIGSHGQTVRHLPGRIVVGKKKESGTLQLGHPESIAERTGLVTVADFRQADIAAGGEGAPITCHAMWQLFSNRRRSRLLINIGGMANYFLFPAGTGPEKLKASDCGPGNSLLDLLAQKYLRRKFDMDGCAAARGKISQRLLTLLLADKYLQGKYGHSTGKERFGETFVAKIIDYASRLRLKPDDILATAAELTAVAIASSVRGLINQYDLSELYLFGGGLRNRYLVARIAENLPGIVILPVDKLGYNPDYLEAVGYALMGGMAIRSLASGLTQVTGARTGTIAGRIVQPSWMMG, translated from the coding sequence ATGACGTTAACCAGTCTCCTAAAAAAGAAAAATCTGACAGCGATCGGCTTGAATTCCGGAACCTCCGCCGATGGTCTCGACCTGGCCGCGATCCGAATCAATTATTCCTCGATACGTTCGAAAGTATCTTTTATTGCCGGATATACTGTTCCGTATCCGGAAAAGCTCCGGCGCTTGATCGATGCGGCCATCAATGACCGTATCGGCTCCATCGACGAATTGGTGCATCTCGACCGCGAGCTGGGGATTTTCTATGGCGCGCAGGCGGCCGAATTCTGCCGGCAACTTAAAAGGAAAAGAATCAGACCTGATTTAATCGGCTCACACGGCCAGACCGTCCGGCATCTTCCCGGACGAATAGTGGTCGGGAAAAAGAAAGAAAGCGGCACCCTGCAACTCGGTCATCCCGAATCGATCGCCGAGCGAACCGGACTGGTAACGGTGGCCGATTTTCGTCAGGCCGATATAGCGGCCGGGGGAGAAGGCGCCCCTATTACGTGTCATGCCATGTGGCAGTTGTTTTCGAATCGGCGTAGGTCACGCCTGTTGATAAATATCGGCGGCATGGCCAACTATTTTCTATTCCCGGCCGGAACCGGCCCGGAAAAACTGAAAGCGAGCGACTGCGGCCCCGGCAACAGTCTGCTCGACCTTCTGGCGCAGAAATATCTGCGGCGAAAATTCGATATGGATGGTTGCGCCGCCGCCCGCGGGAAAATTTCGCAGCGACTCCTGACTCTGCTTCTGGCCGATAAATATCTTCAGGGAAAGTACGGTCACTCCACCGGGAAAGAAAGATTCGGCGAAACATTTGTCGCGAAAATTATCGATTATGCATCACGATTAAGACTGAAACCTGATGATATTCTGGCCACCGCCGCGGAGCTGACCGCAGTTGCGATTGCCTCGAGTGTCCGGGGTCTCATAAATCAATACGATCTTTCCGAGCTGTACCTGTTCGGGGGAGGGTTAAGAAATCGGTATCTGGTTGCGAGGATAGCGGAAAATCTTCCCGGAATAGTCATCCTGCCGGTTGACAAATTGGGATATAATCCCGACTATTTGGAGGCGGTCGGCTATGCCCTGATGGGCGGAATGGCCATCCGGTCGCTGGCCTCGGGTCTGACACAGGTAACCGGCGCCCGGACCGGAACGATCGCCGGACG
- a CDS encoding carbon starvation protein A yields the protein MNVLYLLLLALVLFFLAYRFYGRYLSSRLGISPERPTPAVEFNDGVDFVPTRLPVLFAHHYSAIAGAGPIIGPTLGILYGVGPAWLWIVLGGIFFGAVHDFTALFASIREKGSSMAEIARKALGDSGFLMFIIFTAIMLILVTSAFLSLTAISLTSIWPVERLDLEPGQTLLKTRIVDGREMGIIGGIASTSVIIITLAAPLLGFLIFKKGLKTFLSFLLAAFVCFISIYIGFKLPVNMPGLVWMIILSVYVLFASGLPVWMILQPRDFINVQILYAGLAAIAAGIIIGGINGVTTNMPMFNLSEGNQFQGPVWPMLFIIIACGAISGFHALVAGGTTGKQLAREPQAKVIGYGGMLLESILAVLVVLVVSSSLKSSDYMSIVWPIKGQGNPILAFALAVGNLMKSAFGLPVAFGSIIGILMVEGFVVTTLDAAVRLNRYIFEELWRKIFKTQPSIMKNCWFNSGLAVVAMFFLAVTNGYRLIWPVFGASNQLLAALTLIAVTAWLNLSGRKSWFTLVPAVIMVVTTIASLGYSLVTEYIPKTNVILAVTDIVLLVLAAGVVSQALRKTILKPRAGPSPIVSS from the coding sequence ATGAATGTACTTTATCTGCTTCTGCTTGCTCTGGTTCTATTCTTCCTGGCGTATCGTTTTTACGGCCGCTATCTTTCCTCCAGGCTGGGTATCAGCCCCGAGCGTCCAACCCCGGCGGTAGAGTTCAATGATGGTGTTGATTTTGTCCCGACCCGCCTGCCGGTGCTTTTTGCGCATCATTATTCGGCCATTGCCGGCGCCGGGCCGATAATCGGGCCGACCCTGGGGATTCTCTATGGGGTCGGGCCGGCCTGGCTCTGGATTGTGCTGGGGGGAATTTTCTTCGGGGCGGTGCATGATTTTACCGCTCTCTTTGCCTCAATCCGCGAGAAAGGAAGCTCCATGGCCGAGATAGCCCGCAAGGCCCTGGGAGATTCGGGATTCCTGATGTTTATCATCTTTACGGCTATCATGCTGATACTGGTCACCTCGGCTTTTCTGTCATTGACCGCCATCTCCCTGACTTCGATCTGGCCGGTTGAACGGCTGGATCTGGAGCCGGGGCAGACACTGCTTAAGACCAGAATTGTCGATGGCCGAGAGATGGGCATAATAGGCGGTATCGCCTCGACCTCGGTCATCATTATCACGCTGGCGGCCCCGCTTCTGGGATTTCTGATTTTCAAAAAAGGGCTGAAGACTTTCCTTTCCTTTCTCCTGGCCGCATTTGTCTGCTTTATTTCGATATATATCGGTTTTAAATTACCGGTAAATATGCCGGGGCTGGTCTGGATGATTATTCTTTCTGTTTATGTCCTTTTCGCCTCCGGCCTTCCGGTCTGGATGATTCTGCAGCCGCGCGATTTTATAAATGTCCAGATTCTCTATGCCGGATTGGCCGCGATCGCGGCCGGTATTATTATCGGGGGCATAAACGGCGTGACGACCAACATGCCGATGTTCAACCTTTCCGAGGGAAATCAATTCCAGGGGCCAGTCTGGCCGATGCTTTTTATCATCATCGCCTGCGGAGCTATTTCCGGCTTTCACGCGCTGGTCGCTGGAGGCACCACCGGTAAACAGTTGGCCCGGGAGCCGCAGGCGAAAGTGATTGGCTACGGCGGTATGCTACTGGAGTCGATCCTGGCGGTGCTCGTCGTTCTGGTCGTGTCATCCTCACTCAAAAGCAGTGACTATATGAGCATTGTCTGGCCGATCAAGGGGCAGGGAAATCCGATTCTGGCCTTTGCTCTCGCGGTCGGGAATCTCATGAAGAGCGCCTTCGGTCTCCCGGTTGCCTTTGGGTCAATTATCGGGATTCTGATGGTAGAAGGGTTTGTGGTGACCACGCTCGATGCCGCTGTGCGGCTTAACCGCTATATCTTTGAGGAGCTTTGGCGAAAAATATTCAAGACCCAACCATCCATCATGAAAAATTGCTGGTTCAATTCGGGACTGGCGGTAGTGGCGATGTTTTTCCTGGCCGTGACCAACGGGTATCGGCTTATCTGGCCGGTTTTTGGCGCCAGTAACCAGCTTCTGGCCGCCCTGACTTTGATTGCGGTGACCGCCTGGTTGAACCTATCGGGCCGGAAAAGCTGGTTCACATTGGTGCCGGCCGTTATCATGGTTGTTACAACCATTGCCTCTCTGGGATATTCACTGGTGACCGAGTATATTCCGAAAACAAATGTCATTCTTGCAGTTACTGATATTGTTCTATTGGTCCTTGCGGCCGGAGTGGTAAGCCAGGCCTTGCGAAAAACAATCCTCAAGCCCAGAGCCGGCCCCAGCCCCATTGTTTCTTCCTAA
- a CDS encoding polymer-forming cytoskeletal protein, with translation MLSRRKLLPLALSLMLIITFLPISLFGSQFLAKRTVTIPQSDTLDDDIYIFSNYGKANGRVNGDLSAFCYDINLVGEVGGNANLGGYRVDLRGKVEKSARLVGSILNVNGDIGGSLIMLGNEMSVGEKALIKRDLSCAGQSVTIDGNVGGNLNVSAARVVISGTVEGNVDITADKLLIVPPAVIKGTLHYVSRNEATIENGATIQGEKTWNLPEEKKEEAEGFPVFTVILKIFLFLMALVTGLILMLLFKEHTREASVQLESNFWVTLAIGCLTFLICTAGAIVSFLVLIGIPMGMFLISVGMILFYVGKVYVSITLGRLILRLFNRTGTSALFWEFLLGLVVLTILFQVPYLGWMIYIVTILLGMGAAVAAYFAVTRRYKAAAHAVTPTASAQI, from the coding sequence ATGTTATCCAGACGAAAACTCCTCCCGCTTGCATTATCCCTGATGCTGATAATAACTTTTCTTCCCATTTCGCTTTTCGGCTCTCAGTTTCTTGCAAAACGAACGGTCACTATTCCTCAATCGGATACTCTTGATGATGATATCTATATTTTTTCCAACTACGGCAAAGCCAACGGCCGCGTCAACGGTGACCTTTCCGCTTTCTGCTACGATATCAATCTGGTCGGTGAGGTGGGCGGAAACGCCAACCTGGGCGGCTATCGGGTCGACCTGCGCGGCAAGGTCGAAAAATCGGCGCGCCTTGTCGGCAGCATACTGAATGTCAACGGCGACATCGGCGGCAGCCTGATTATGCTGGGAAACGAGATGAGTGTGGGCGAAAAAGCGCTCATCAAACGGGATCTATCCTGCGCCGGTCAAAGTGTCACTATCGACGGCAATGTTGGGGGAAATCTGAATGTCTCCGCCGCCCGCGTCGTCATCTCCGGAACGGTCGAGGGGAATGTCGATATCACCGCGGATAAATTGCTGATTGTTCCTCCGGCCGTTATCAAAGGGACGCTCCATTATGTTTCCAGAAATGAGGCGACGATTGAAAACGGCGCCACGATTCAAGGAGAGAAAACCTGGAACCTCCCCGAAGAGAAAAAAGAAGAAGCCGAGGGATTCCCCGTATTCACGGTAATATTGAAGATCTTCCTTTTCCTTATGGCCCTGGTTACCGGTTTGATACTGATGCTCCTCTTCAAAGAACATACGCGGGAAGCTTCGGTGCAGCTGGAATCCAACTTCTGGGTCACTCTGGCGATCGGCTGTTTGACTTTTCTGATTTGCACCGCCGGCGCGATTGTTTCTTTCCTGGTTCTGATCGGGATCCCGATGGGGATGTTCCTGATCAGTGTGGGGATGATTCTATTTTATGTCGGCAAGGTTTATGTTTCAATTACGCTTGGCCGGTTGATACTGAGATTGTTCAACCGGACCGGGACTTCTGCCTTATTCTGGGAATTTCTGCTCGGATTAGTCGTTCTGACCATACTTTTCCAGGTGCCTTACCTGGGATGGATGATTTATATCGTGACTATCCTGCTGGGCATGGGGGCGGCCGTGGCCGCCTATTTTGCCGTCACACGCCGATACAAAGCGGCCGCGCATGCGGTGACACCGACCGCCTCGGCGCAAATCTAA